In a genomic window of Scyliorhinus torazame isolate Kashiwa2021f chromosome 5, sScyTor2.1, whole genome shotgun sequence:
- the LOC140422474 gene encoding uncharacterized protein, which translates to MEKQWKCGECGKGFISPSKLEIHQRSHTGERPFICSVCGKGFSHSSHLLRHQRAHTGDKPFTCSDCGKGFKHSSSLLIHQRVHTGERPFTCPKCGKGFSESFSFLTHQRVHTGERPFTCIVCGKRFTRSSNLRTHQVTHTNERPFTCSDCGSGFKSSRELMFHQRIHTEERPFSCSHCAKRFRRSSNLLEHQRVHTGERPFTCTECEKGFIQLSKLKMHQRIHTGERPFTCSECGKGFRDSSTLVRHQRVHTGERPFICSVCGKGFTHLSSLLRHQQLHNGERPFTCSECGNGFCDSSTLKTHQRVHSRERSFI; encoded by the coding sequence ATGGAGAAACAATggaaatgtggggaatgtgggaagggattcatatccCCATCAAAGCTGGAAATTCACcaacgcagtcacaccggggagaggccattcatctgctctgtgtgtgggaagggattctctcattCATCCCACTTACTGAGACATCAACGAGCTCACACTGGGGACAAACCATTCacgtgctctgactgtgggaagggattcaaacattcATCCAGCCTtctgatacatcagcgagttcacactggggagagaccgttcacctgcccgaagtgtgggaagggattcagtgaatcATTCAGttttctgacacaccagcgagttcacacaggggagaggcctttcacctgcattGTGTGTGGGAAACGATTCACTCGTTCTTCTAACCTGCGAACACACcaagtcactcacaccaatgagagaccctttacatgctctgactgtgggagtgggttcaaAAGCTCTCGAGAACTGATGttccaccaacgcattcacactgaggagagaccgttcagctgctctcactgtgcaAAGAGGTTTAGAAGGTCATCCAACCTGCtggaacaccagcgagttcacactggggagaggccattcacctgcactgagtgtgagaaaggatttattcagttGTCCAAACTGAAGATGCACCAACGAatccacaccggggagagaccatttacctgctctgagtgtgggaagggattcagagattcATCTACCCTGGtgagacaccaacgagttcacactggagagaggccgttcatctgctcagtgtgtgggaaggggttcactcaTTTATCCAGCCTGCTCAGACACCAACAGCTTCACAACggggaaagaccattcacctgctccgaatgtgggaatggattctgtgattcatccaccttgaagacacaccagcgagtgcacagTCGAGAGAGGTCATTCATTTGA